One window of Bactrocera tryoni isolate S06 chromosome 2, CSIRO_BtryS06_freeze2, whole genome shotgun sequence genomic DNA carries:
- the LOC120767685 gene encoding PE-PGRS family protein PE_PGRS33-like, producing MSKFGLMLLLLGTTMVFWRQAEAKPLFLLSKNFFALTTRAPSTGSGYSYSPSASASGGLAQLPVGIISSKLGLISSLLSTFGGGGGGGFGLGFKSNVAATTRRPKKTSKSTTEPNTVFTPETSTKAYTITTTTTAATTTTTTTAAPEEPVSTTTAATIDVKPTVIAQRPAVIEPTEASESVASSNVNSGFEVIYDNTNNGNQSGGLALTNAEGTSNAFSTGGADGVNAASSSGSNGGYEVIYSNSGTGGLKASAEVGGSSGLGGSGGFGFSGAIGGAVGGSKVSTNGASGVNVASSSGSKGGYEVIYSNSGTGGLKASAEVGGSSGLGGSGGFGLSGAIGGAVGGSKVSTNGASGVNVATPSGSKGGYEVIYSNSGTGGLKASAEVGGSSGLGGSGGFGLSGAIGGATGSSGGFGISGAVGGSNAFGISGGSGSSNTAGSASLSAGGLTSGGLTSGRPKISGYSYNKPEDTSLKQKFSAEI from the coding sequence CACCTTCCACTGGCAGTGGCTATTCCTACTCACCAAGCGCATCAGCAAGTGGTGGTCTCGCTCAACTACCTGTTGGCATCATAAGCAGCAAATTGGGTCTGATCTCCAGTCTACTTTCCACTtttggtggtggtggcggtggcggttTTGGACTTGGCTTCAAATCCAATGTAGCTGCCACGACACGCAGACCAAAGAAGACCAGCAAGAGCACAACCGAACCGAATACTGTCTTTACACCGGAGACAAGCACAAAAGcatatacaataacaacaacgaccACCGCTGCTACAACTACAACGACGACCACTGCGGCACCTGAGGAACCTGTGAGCACAACAACTGCTGCCACAATCGATGTCAAGCCAACAGTGATCGCACAGCGCCCAGCTGTCATTGAACCGACGGAAGCGAGCGAAAGTGTAGCTAGTAGCAATGTAAATAGTGGATTCGAAGTCATTTATGACAATACAAATAATGGAAATCAGAGTGGCGGTTTAGCACTGACAAATGCGGAGGGTACTTCCAATGCTTTTTCAACAGGTGGGGCCGATGGTGTCAATGCTGCTAGCTCCAGTGGTTCTAATGGTGGATATGAAGTCATTTACTCCAACTCGGGAACCGGTGGTTTGAAAGCTTCTGCTGAGGTTGGAGGTTCAAGCGGACTCGGTGGTTCAGGCGGATTCGGTTTTTCTGGTGCAATTGGAGGTGCAGTCGGAGGTTCAAAAGTTTCAACAAATGGGGCCAGTGGTGTCAATGTTGCTAGCTCTAGTGGTTCTAAAGGTGGATATGAAGTCATTTACTCCAACTCGGGTACCGGTGGTTTGAAAGCTTCTGCTGAGGTTGGAGGTTCCAGCGGACTCGGAGGTTCAGGCGGATTTGGTTTGTCTGGTGCAATTGGGGGTGCAGTCGGAGGTTCAAAAGTTTCAACAAATGGGGCCAGTGGTGTCAATGTTGCCACCCCTAGTGGTTCTAAAGGTGGATATGAAGTCATTTACTCCAACTCGGGTACCGGTGGTTTGAAAGCTTCTGCTGAGGTTGGAGGTTCCAGCGGACTCGGAGGTTCAGGCGGATTCGGTTTGTCTGGTGCAATTGGAGGTGCAACTGGAAGTTCTGGCGGGTTTGGAATTTCTGGCGCTGTCGGAGGTTCTAACGCTTTCGGTATTTCTGGCGGAAGTGGAAGCTCTAACACAGCTGGAAGCGCAAGTTTAAGTGCTGGTGGTCTTACAAGTGGTGGCCTCACGAGCGGACGCCCCAAGATTAGTGGATACAGCTACAATAAACCGGAAGACACAAGTTTAAAGCAGAAATTTTCGGCGGAAATTTGA